The Pseudochaenichthys georgianus chromosome 8, fPseGeo1.2, whole genome shotgun sequence genome has a segment encoding these proteins:
- the LOC139434343 gene encoding uncharacterized protein, with protein sequence MRLSIGPAERLAICLRYLATGDSYRTIAFSYRVGHTTVAVIVKEVAGAIWTALVEETMPVPQTEDWRAIAAGFQERWNFPNCVGAIDGKHVVIQAPAHSGSLYFNYKSTHSLVLLAVVDAQYLFRVVDVGGFGRSSDGGSLRNSAFGESLRDGSLQLPPDTVIPGAERLGLLPHVFVGDEAFPLLDNLLRPFPGRHLTGGCSTTASARLVVECAFGILSSQWRMFRRVITTSPGVTELCVKATCVLHNVLRRKTIGRSSCTPVVAKSSDEAPTLRDAPMMGSNNATRRSIQLRETFCSYLNEEGVVSWQQNVV encoded by the exons atgcgtttgtcaatcggacccgccgagcgactcgccatctgcctacg gtacctggcaaccggtgactcgtacaggaccatagcattcagctatcgggtcgggcatacaacagtggctgtcatcgtgaaggaggttgcgggtgccatctggaccgcgctggtcgaggagaccatgccggtaccacagacggaggactggagagccatcgctgctgggttccaggagcgctggaactttccaaattgcgttggtgccattgatgggaagcacgtggtgatccaggctccggcacattctgggtccctctacttcaactacaagtccacccactccttggtactgctggctgtcgtggatgcccagtacctcttcagggtagtggatgtcggaggttttggaaggagcagcgacggtggaagcctgcggaattctgcatttggagagagcctccgagatggcagtctgcagctcccacctgacaccgtcatcccaggagcagagcggctcggccttcttccccatgtgtttgttggggatgaggcttttccgctgctggacaacctgctgcgtccgttccctggacgtcacctcacaggaggctgttcaactaccgcctcggccaggttggtggttgaatgtgcgtttggcatcctctcatctcagtggagaatgttccggcgtgtcatcaccaccagcccgggggtaacagagttgtgtgtgaaggccacctgtgtgttgcacaacgtcctccgcaggaagacaatAGGAAGGTCATCATGCACACCTGTCGTCGCAAAGTCGAGTGATGAAGCTCCAACCCTGCGCGATGCACCTATGATGGGCTCAAACAACGCCACACgccgatccatccaactgcgggagaccttctgctcctatttgaatgaggagggtgtcgtgtcatggcagcagaacgtggtgtag